Part of the Musa acuminata AAA Group cultivar baxijiao chromosome BXJ2-7, Cavendish_Baxijiao_AAA, whole genome shotgun sequence genome is shown below.
GTATGGTCACTTCGAGTCCCGCAAACAAACAGACGACTCCGTCTCCAAGTCGATTGCGTCGTCCATTAACTTTTACGGTCGATTTTTTAGTCGTATATAAACGGTATGCGAACAACCAGAGCAAGCTAGGCGGGGGCCACCAGGACCGTTGTTGGGACCCGCACGACGCTCGAAGAAGGCAACCGCTACTCCTTTCTTTCTCCATCTTGAATCGAACGGGTGAAAGCTAGCAAATCATGTAATCTCTGAAGCACAGATTTAAATCCAATAAAATAGATGGATGTCATTGAAATCGAAAATTCCTATTTTCACTCAATAACTCAAAATTTTCCAACCAATTATATattattcacaaaaaaaaatataacctTTTTCGGAGCATTGGGTGCCAATTGATATTTACTCGTCCAAACGGCCTGTGTCACAACAAAACTCATTATAAGAAGAAATATGATAATTAAGCACTTGTCACACTTTGTTATACATTTTTCAACATGAAAGCATTTTACAATAAAAAGAATGATatctatggtttttttttttttgttgccttTTGACTCGAAAAACTCAGTAAGCTTTTGAGTTTCATCAGCAAGCTTTTGAGTTTCATCAAAATATATCTAagcaaaaattaaaattagaagAATGTATATGTGTGTGATTTTGTCTAAAACAAGTATAACATAATACATCACTTGAAGAAACAAATCCATCAGAAATTTTAGCTTACCGGTAACTAATATGATTGTGACAGAACTCATCAAAAACTAAATAATAGACCAATTGCATTGTTCATAGAGCTCAGCCCAGTGATGGATGAATTAGTCTCAGTTCTAGTTACTGTGATAAACAACAGCAGGATTACCTCCATGGAAAGCCATGAATTGTGGTCTGATACCACAAAGTGTGTGAAGCCATAAATGGTGACTTCTATCTACCATGTACTTCTGTATCATATAAAGATTAAGCGATGGCTGCCCTTGTTGTAGCCTCTCATATAGAGACACCCAACCCACAGGAGCATCAGCCAATCCAAGATGCTTGTAACTAATTTTATGTGCAAACTCTGCAGCAACAAAGAGGTCCTCGAGCAGCCATGGAACACTAACAGGTACATGGTATGGGAAAAAGAATGAAAACAAGATTCAAGCACCCATCGAACTGACATCAAGGAAGAATCAAGGCGATCCTCGAAGGTTCATAGTTACCGTCTTCATGATCTGCAGTATCAACTATTGCATGTCTGAGCTCCACAATCAAATAATTGGAAGTTTAGAGAACAGTGGGCCTGCCGAAAACaacaaaaaaggggaaaataatTGATCGACAAGGAAAATTTGTCAATTGAAGGGAAGTGAGTTTTACTTAACAAAAATACTCCAGAAATTTTATGAATTGTATCTTCAAATCGGGCCCTTTCCATCACATTCTTCTCAGCACACAGAAGGACAGACATGTAAACAACACACATGAACACAATTGAACAAAACTCATACAGATCGGAAAAGCATATGGATTATCCAAAATGTTTACCTTTCATTCTCTCCCAAGAAACCAATTCTTCCCCTGGCTTCTACATAAGACCACTTAAAATTACAGCTTACCTAATATAACAGTGGTAATCAGAAACTACCTCCTAAATCGCATAACCTGCCCACTAGATATCTAAATTTCATTCTGGTCCCAGATTGTACTCCCATAAGCAATTGAACAATATGCATGCTTTGGGATCAATTGCTAGCATGACACTGCAAAAGCActctaggaaaacaaattaaagctATATTCTGAACAACTATATCTTAGTCTTCACTAAGCAGCTTACATCATCCAAAAGATAAGAAGAGTTCTCACGAAGAGAAACATTCATTTAAGGTCATATTTTTCCTGACATGCAAGTGAAAAAGAAAAGCACAAGACTCTTGCAATGACATCAATTTCTAAGTATTTGCAAATAGATTGAACATCTTTACTTTGTAGCTATCCAAAAATGTGCAAGCAAAAGCAAATTAAATTGTTAGTGAGACACAAAGACACAGAAgatgtgatttaaaaagcgctaggcgtcaaaaggcaccaaggttcaaaaacgcccgaggtgctaggcgctcgcccgagcgaagtgaggctctaaaatataaaaatatataatataattaataaatataattatttaaatttttaaataaaaatatgctattaaattaatcaaatataaatactattattagtatacagttaacagtatacagtatactattaactatatactgttaacagtatactatcgaaagaggagaagagtgtaaggaaagagtcggaagaccgagggtgttgaCTGAGAAGAGCGGGAGCGACAgctgcgagcgacgacagtggcaacggtagcagcagcgacagcgggagcgacaagcggcgacagtggcaccgACAGCAACgagcagcaggagcaggagcaggagtaGAAGCGGCGAGTGGAGACAGTGGCAACAGTAGCAatgagcagcggcagcagcagcgggagcGAAAGCGGTGAGCAGAGccagtggcaacggtagcagcgatAGCGGGAGTGATAGCAGCGAGCTGCGACAATGGGAGCGACAGCGAGAGCGGCGAGTGGCGACAGCAGCAGCAAGCAGCGGCGGCAATAGCGTGAACATATCATCCCTAGTAGTTGCACCATAGTTTGAAATCTACCTATTTGAGGTATCTACAACACTCTTTATGAATTTGACAATAAGGCTATAAACAACTATGTACATTCGCAAGAGATTTTTTATCCTTGGTTGAAGTAAAAGAGCATAGGTAAACCTTTTTGCTTAAGAAAAATATTCTAAACTTCCTACAAGTTCTATTCAAAGTTTACATAGCTAGAACTTTGATTTAAATGTCAAAATAATGCATCTATATGCCAATTGTAGGCCTAGGAAATTTTCTAATATTAATTTCCTTTGTTAGAATCAgaaaatgatagataaaaaaatgTGTTTATGCATAACAAATATATCATATTAAAGTACCTGACTACACTATCTTCAGTAAGAAAATCAGTCGGATTAAAGTAATTACTTACACAGGTCATTAATATAGGCAATTGCTAAAAATTGATTCTCTTAGCATACCATCAAGCACTAATGATAATGCATAGAACTCTAAGTGCTTGTAACTCCAAGATTCATTCTTGTGTAAATTAAGTAAACTACAGCAGAAGCAAACTCCAAGATCCAGGTGAAGAATTCAGAAGACAAAGTCGTGATCGGATAATGCTGACAGCAAAAACATGTTGGCAAAAATATTATGTGTGCACATAACCTGATGGTGTATGTGCACCCACAGGTTGAGAGTTCAAACCATCACAATGACACTACTGTGCACCTGTCGTCTGTCCTCCTCTGTGAGGGTCTACCACCACTAGATGGGGCCTGATGCGCCCAAGAAATgtcaaatgaaaaaagaaaaagaatcataGCAGTAATTGAACAACAGAATATACTTCTCTAACTATAGAACATTTTTTTAAAGAACCTACAACAATAAATAGTTGTCACAAAAAAAAAGGCAGATAACTAAAAAAACAGATCAATTACCAAAACAATTCAATACATAACATGGTCAAAAGATAATGAAAGCTTAGAGATGCaattacaatttataaactacacCAAACATTCTAACaagacaagaaaaacaaaattctaTTCTAAAAGTAGTAAATTGCAGAAACAACAAGTAAATATTATGCATGTAGAGATTTCTATATAATAAGAGAAAAGAACATtaatcatcaattttcaaatataattCAATACGTAACTGTAGAGATTTCCGTATAATAAGAGAAAAGAACATTAATCAtctattttcaaatatatttcaaTACGTAACCTGTCGATTGGCAGAAATTTTTTGAGGGAAAAGGAAAAACGCAACGGGTTCATTCTCGACATTGACCTGGCATTTCCTTGGGGCTTGAGGGGCCACTACCGGGGCTAAGGATGGCCCTTCCCAACCCGGGCAGATTCGAGACGATCCCCACGAAGTAGAACAGGATCACGAGCCCAACCACCCAGGGCATCAGTATGAACCCGATCAGGAACGTGACGAACCCGCAGAGCATCAACGCCAGCGACGCCCCGAGGAGGAGAGAGGCGAACCGTGCCGGTGACATCCGTGTCGGCACCCGCCTCCTCGCCGTCGCAGCATCAACCGGTGGCCGCGAGGGTGCGTCGGCAGGCAGGGGCGCGAGGTGAGGGGTGCGGAGGACCTCGAGGAGGAGAGCGCAGAGCTCGTAGAGAAGCCGCGATGGCTGGTCGCCTCCCGTCATGTCCAGATTCTAAGAAGAAACCCTAAACAGTGCACTAAAACGCTGGTGGGAGAAGACGAAGAGGGGAGACGGACGGAATTGATCGATATGGTGGCATTTTGAAATGAAGTTGAACGCGATTCCGTcgtttgtaatatatatatatatacttgtttcTATAGTTTCTATTTAATTATTGTGATGACAAAAGAGTAAACAAAAGCTTTattattgcaaaaaaaaaaggaaaaaggagaaaaggtCGGTCAAATCGAGGATAAAAAAGAGGATAAGGTTGAGCGATATCGGCTCACTTTTAGGATTTATCTCGACACGTTCCCGGAAATATCTGCTTGGTTTCCGTCCGTTCTCCGTGGAGAGACTTCGTTGCCGATTAGCTTCCATGGAGGAAGGGATAGAAATAAACGAAAGAAGGTTTCGTAAAAATACTAGAAGATATTTAAATGTATTTGATATAAAGAAGAACGTTACCTTATGATTTGACTCTTCATGGCCAATCTGTGAGTGTTCGTTCTAAGAGAAGCTCTCAAGCattatttgattcaatctcattttaCAAGCCTCATGATTGATATTTCTGAATAGTTGATCTGGCCATCCACCTTGCAATGACTGCAGAGAGATCAATTACAGGTACAAACCAAATCCAGGACATCAAGCTCGTCAGCTTCCGTGAAAGCCCAAGTCTGGATCAGTGAATCCTCCAAACCGAAACATTAAATATGTGTCTGAAACAAGAATTTCTTGGAGAATGATTTATACTGCAGATGAGTAGAAGCAGATAATACAAAATTCATAGCTCCAGCCACCGTGAGTTGCAGAATGTCAAAGGCCATGATATAGGCTCCTAGATGACTGATTCCAGAAGTGGTCAGTAACTAAATGCAGAGAACTACATCAAACAAGTAGCTTGAGAAATCCTGACAGAGGAAGGATGATGAGACTCTGCTCTGTTCGATGACAGCTCTCGGAGGATACCCTAACTACTGCCAAGAGAAGGGAAGAGCTTGAGAGGTCCCATTGGAGGGGCCTTCGTCCCCGATATGAAATATACTCTGACAATGGATATCAGCATCGGTAGCATCATCGGAAGCCAAGACGGTGCTCACATGATTGTCGCCCATGACCGAACACGAGTATTCCACCGGTGAAACATTTCTTGGTGCGGAGTGAGAGTAACGTGTGACATTGCCATACTGCAAACTTGGAACAAGAGGCTCAGCCATGGGGATTTGATCAGATGATGGCATACCATGGCTTAGTTTGATGCCCGATGTCTGTGTCGGCgatgacagaagagagagagcacaaTCGGAGTGGAGTACTTGGGATAGCCCATTGGAGAACatcttgttgctgctgctgccgacTCCAGACATGGTGCTTGTCATAAAATGTGTTTGGCCTACTAAAGATCCAAGTGTGCTTATGCTGCTGAGGCTGGTCTCGCTCTCTTGCAAGAAAGGGAACTGCTTTCTTTCCTTGCTGTAGCGGTGAGAAGAGTCGGAAAGAAAAGGGTTCCTGTTGATGATGAGATCTGCAACTGTGCACTGCGTATATCCTGTGCTGTCCTCTGTTTTGACAATTCCAGCCCAGTTTGATTCTGCTGAGGTGGGTGGAAAGATTTGAGGGTATGCCAAGTATTTGGTTCCTGTACATGCAAGAAACAATTTATATGGACAATAGGAGGTCGATTGATTCTGTCAATGATTAGGAGTAGACTTCCCTAGAGACAAGCCACAAATGCAAAGTTCTGCAAACATCATTTACTACATATCTACTAAGGTGTCATTGGAGTCATTTGGCAACTGCAGCAACTACTGAATAACATCATGAACGATTGAGTCATAAATAGCTAGTGCTTGCAAAATTACTTTGTTGTCAGTTCAATTCAGCTTATTAAGAAGATTCAAGTATTACTGGTTGTTCAATGACAAATGCATGCACGATAATGAGCTTTGTCCATGCTGCATAAGAACATGACCAGCTCCATGGCATGGACAACAATGCACGAGGCACATTCCTTGCCAACCTTAGCTGGCAAGCCATCATCGTGCCACATCACATATATTGGTCATCCTTATTATAAGGAAATTAATCATAGAGGCATTGACAGTAGAAAGATGCACATGCTTAAAATTGGCAGGTTTTTGAGATGGGTGCTGAAGAAGATAATATTAAGCCACAAGGGTCTAATCATAAGCAACAAAATTTGAACTGCAGCGAGAGATTAAGAAAAAAAGCAGAAATTTTAAGAATGATGCCACAATCTAAGTGATCCTAAACTAGCTACCTGAATTTACAGAACACGGCTGGGGTTTCCTTCGACGTTTGTTGTGTCCATCAAGACGCTTCCTGCAGCTACGCTTTACCTCATCAAACTCTACAAGCAAATGAAATCTGCAGGAATAGATTATTCAGGATAAGGAAATTGATTCATCAGGAAATTGAAATCTACAAGCAAATGAATTCCGCAGGAATAAATTGAAGGAATAAATCCCCACTGAAATCGGTTTTCTAGAATGTGTTGAAGAAGATAGAAGTCACATTGGGACACCAAAAAGGATCTTAACTGGAGCATGAACAATTTCATAAGCCAAATAACAAGATGGAAATATACACACcaaaacttcaaaaaaaaaaaatactatcacACCAGTTTTCAGAGAACAATATCATTTTGCTGCAAAAAGAGAACAAATACACACAAAGGCAACTTCAAGTTATACCAGCAAGAATCCCCtcaaaaaagttataagaggctGAAGTGGAGAAAAATTGAACCTACAAGCAATAAGTAAACAACAGGTGCGGATAGGTACAAGCTTGCAAACATATCACAACAGATAACTGCAACAGAGACTGAAAACCCATACAGAATTCATCATCTTGATGGACAATATCCATTATGAATACAGACTTGAATCAAAGATTTAAAGACAGAAAAGGACAAAATAAGTTATgaaacaaaagtaaaaaaaaacactAAAAAATACTTTCAAATCCATGTTAAATTGATATAGCCAACAATATGTTTGCATACACCAGTGATAAGCCAAAAGGTAACCTGATTATCATCCAACTTCAGAGGAAGCTGTTCTTCAACATTCAAAACAAAATACTAAAGTGAGATTAAAGTAAGGTACCTAATAAATATTGTTAGATCCATTAAGAGACTTCTAAATAATTATGTCATAATTGTTAGATTAAATAATGCTTCAAATCAATCAAACTACAGAAATGTCAGATGAATTTATGATATCAAATATCACAAACAAGAACACGAGAAAGGTTATGCCAGGATAAACTTGTTATCCTTTATTAAGATACTCTTATATAATAGTGCCAGGATAGGTACAAAGTAACAAGTTGCAGTGTTATTCACTAAAATAATTGGATCCTTCATATCTAATTGATAGTGGCCTCAAGAATGCTGGAAAACAAGTTTTATGCATTTTATCTAAGTCTCATTCATCCAATTGCTTCAGCTGTGCAATCAGCTTTGGGTTTGCTATTCAAGGGTCTACCATTATCTTATGGTTCATGCAACCAGACGAACCATCTCAATCAGAATGTGTTGCTTGTTGGTCCTTCATGAACATTTAATGAGATCTGTACTGCAAACTTCCATCAGATTAATAATCCAGTGACACCTATTAACTAATATGAAGTTTGCATAAACATTCACAGTATCATGCAATTAAAAAATCACCCTCCAAGTAATTTCATATTATAGACAAAAGGAGGCCTTACTGCTTGTTAAAACCAGTGGCCGTGGCTCTTCAAGTGTTCCATTATTCTAAACATAATTTTAGATCTTAAAGTTACTGACTAGTGTTCCATTATCCTTTGCAAGATTTCTTATTTTCCCGAAGCAAAACTCAACCTTAAGAACACTCAAAGaaccaaagaaaaccaaaaaagaCGATTAAAAAACTGCACAATATGATCCAGAACAGGCAGTAACTTTAAATAGTTATGCAACAGATTATGAGTAATTGATGTGTGTAGATACTGCAGACTTTGCTACACATAACAAGGGTGTTATACCAGTTTTTATGAATTCAACAGGATGAATACAGATGAAGGGCTTTCCCTTGTGACATTGAGCAGTTCCAAGATCAGAAAACAACGAAATACTGCAAATAGAAAGCATCTACCTAGATCAAATAAGCATGAAGGGCCACCGTGATACTGCATAAAAGACCCAAGCAACCTGCCCTACGTGAACCAAAACGTCGGAGGAACTCCTGTTTCATTACCTGCTGCACTGCTGGCAGAAGCGTTGCTCTTGGCCGCCGACCAGAACCACAGGAGTCTTGGAGTGAGCCTCACAGACCTTGTGGCGGCGGTGGTATTCCCTGCACTTGCTAAGATCTGCTTTGCACCCATCAACCAAGCACGAGGCATTCTGGCTCGCATTGCTCGAAGCCCGTTGCCTCTTCGATGGACCAGAAGATGAAGATACCATCGTCGTAGACGATATCCTGGAGTGGTCCTTCCACCTGTATGATGACCCAGAATCACCCACTCCCCCAAGCTTCAGATCGATGGAGCAACCCGGACCGCTCAAGGGGCTTCGCGGGGCAGAACCGCCGGTTGGTCCGGCCACCAAGGAGCCGAGGCTTGGTACGGCGTCACGATCCAATTCGGCCAAATCCCATGGGGGCATCTTCAGATCCCAGTCCATGAAAGCAACACCTCAAAGCGCCCTACAGCTATGTTATGCACTGAGCTCTTATCTCTTTCACCCTATCGTgaccttttcctttctttccctttcCTTCCTCTTGTCACTCTCTCCTCACACCAAACTACACTTCTCTGCCTCTCTCTGTCAAATCTTGCGTCCTTCCTCACCAATTCATGTCACAACGCACTAGGGCTCCCCCTCTACAGATTCAAGCACGGCCTTAATCAAAGAGAACCGAGACCAGTGGAGATCCCAACAGAGACAAGTGGCAACCTGGATAAGAAGCGAAGAAAGAGGGGAGTGGGACTGCGTGAACCAGGAATAGGGTTGACAAGCCAAAAAACCAAGTTGGCCCCCTGCAGCCGGATCAAGAAACCCAGTCTTGGCAAACGGGTGGAAAGAAGCAAATCAAGAAGCAAGCCTAGGAATCAAAGAACAGGTAAACCAACTGCAGGGCCAAGACTAACAAACAAAATGGACTGATCTTGGCAAGAGATCTCATAGTGCAAGAAGCAAATCGAGAAGTAAAGATAAGAATCCAAGAACACGTAAGCCAGCAGCACGCCGGGAAGTAATCAGCGGCAGAATTGATTTGTAAGTCACAAATCCCCAAGGAACCTAGAAAAGATGAAACAGAGGAGGAAGATTTGGAAGGTGGGGAGTGGGGGGTTAATGCAAAAGCACAAGCCCAAAAGGTTAATAGGCAGCAGTGGCAGTAAGTGGCGGAACTGGTTTTAAGCTCCCCAACCATTCAGTTCCTGAGATGGGGACATCAAAGAGGAACAATAAATGTGAAGGGAGAAGAGGAGGTAGGTTCCACTCTGCTCACATTACCAGCACCCAATGAGACTGAGCACAGATACAGGCAGGCATGGAGATGGGTTGGGACTACAATTATTGGCAGGACGGTCAAGTAAAGATGGACACCGGTAAGTAGTATTAAATGAGAGTGGGGGTGGGTTGGGGGAGAGAAGCCAAGAGGGGCAGCAAGACGAGTCCCTTGGCTGACATACGAGCCTGTTTTGTTGTTCCTTTTAGGTTTTTACTGTGAGTCATTATATACGAAAGAAAACAGGAGCTGGGACTAAAATAACAAGgttgagagagagtgagagagagcgaggaggaggaggaggaggaggggggcagACTAGGGGTGGGGTAGAGTGGAAAATTGGAGAGACAGGGTGTGGTTGCTTTCAACTTTTCAAtgtgggagggggggggggatagAGTACAAAAGAAGGGGTAGAAATGGTGGTGCGGAGGAGATTAGCCTCATGTTTCTATTTTCCTCGTTTATTATTCTTCATGGCATGCATCCactcctctctctcctcttcaaTTAAATCACTTTCCATGTTCTTCGGTTCAATCAGCCACGTTTCCTTCTGGTGTCCATGTCTTGGGATGATGTTGGTCAATTCCAAGAGGCCTGGCTTACAACTGCAACTGGCATGCACGCcacacccttcttcttcttcttctgcgctCAGGTTTCAAAGTCTCATCACCAGATTACCAAGTGTTGGAAGGTTGGGAACTTGGGAGAAAGAGCTTGGGTCCAACCACCAACATGAGAGCTTGGCTCTTGCTAAttgcagaggctcttcttcttgtTCATAGCTGGAAAACTTCATGTGATGGATGTCACTCACCATTTCTGAATCAGGATGGTACAATGTCAATCAAAGCCTTCATTGAATGGAGAGGAGGACCCACCTGTGGCCAAATAAGCTTAGGGCAGGATCCACCTACCCACCTGCCCACAATACCAAGAGCAGTATCTGGTGGCAATGGTTTCATTCTTGGATGGCACTGGAAGATGAAGATTCCATGACATTAGGGAATGCATTAATGGTTGTGAACGCAATGGCAGATGACTCCACAAGGTTATCTTCTAAGGTTGCTCATAACCATAATCATGCAGTAAATGATTTAGTTGGGAAGAGAATGATACCCATTGGTTACAGGTCACACGTCGCCAACCTCACAGTAATGTAGCTCAATCAACATACTGTTATGTCTTGATTCTTCTAATGGTGCCAAGCTAGGAAAAGGACTGAGGGGACCGACACAGTGACATAGTCCCATCTTGATCTCTAGAGACTAATGGAAAATATATGGTAGGGCCCCATCTATTGTCAAACTTGTGATAGATGAAGAGAGGAGTTTCCTAACGTAGATGACGACTCCCATTTCTTTCGGTGAAGGTTCATGACACGTAATTAGCATGCCATTATTCCACTGTCAAGCTTGTGATAGAGAAGAAAGTCTATACGGTGGCAGCGCCAAATAAAGGCTATTTTCTGGATAGGGAACGGATGCTCTGGAATGATTGATGTGAAAAGCATTGTAATGCACAAGGAAGAAACTCAAATCTGAAGCTGAAAGGTGCTAAGTTTGAAAACAAGGCTATCTTCACAAATTATCATGTCATGATGCTCAATTTTTCTTCGAATAGCAAGTACTTCCTGACATTTCAATCTACTGTCGTATGGTCCATAGATTTAGGTGAACCACTAATCGTGGCTCAAGGAAGAAGGTCATCAGTTGCCTTACACATAATGCCAATCATAGATGTAAACTGGTTGTGTGACACACGTGTGATGTTCTTCCCACGTGAATGTGCATTCGTCCAAAGAAGTCCAAATATCTTGAGGACTACTGAGATCATAAACCAAATTGGCACCATCTCCGTGCAAGAGCAGTAATGGTCCGTTCATTGTCACAATTTTCAGACTTTTTCCTTTATTTTGGTTTGACTTTGGAAGAAAGGTTGCTATCTCTATTTTTCAACTCTCGCcgttgtttttgtttttggtaGACGACTATCCCAAGAGTCTCCTTCCTATGACCAGTGATAGTTCTTTCTGGTTTTTTGTTGTAGATTGAAGGAATCCAATGATAGATGCCAGATATCAAACATGAAGATCAAAGTCTAAATGCTACATGCATGGAGTACCTAAAGTTCATGTGGGGGAAGAAATGTTTACAGTTTTAAGCGATCTGTTTCTTTCAAGCCTGCTAGAAATAGTGAAAATAGCTTGCCGTCAAGCCCTTCTCTGCTACCCTAATGCAGATGTAGATGAAAAAATCCTCAAAAACTTTCCAAATACTGACTGTTACATGCAAGGATCTGGCAGCAATAATCTTTAATGAACACCGAATACGTTCGACAGAAATAAAGAACGAAATGATTGGTACCTTTTGAGTTGGTGTCTTTAACTCAGCCCCTATTCCTTGCTGTTTCTGCATCTTAGGAACATGAAATCATTTTTGCAATACAGAAATGATAGATGCCAACTTTAAGAATCTATTACATAAAAGAATTAGCTGACCCTTTTTATTCATTTTTAAACAAAAGAGCACAACAGATGACAGAAACGtttggaaaagaaaaagacaGGATCATGAGAAGAACTATATGATTATACACttgaaatctaatgatatattgtTCTTTCACTTTAAGTTCATATAATGAAAGGCTCAAAAATGTAGTTTCGTCATGCAGATTGATATGCATACGCAAAAGCCTGCGCACTATCCAtgcagaataaaaaaaatatccgGAAAAGTAAGTTCCAAATACACAAACCTTCATTCTTCCCAGCTGATTTGGAGCTCATTCTATCTTGTGGACCCTGAGACCCCAGACACAGTTGAAACTAAACTCGAGACAGGATGAAGTAGGagagaaaaagcacatctagaaTCTTTGCCTGGAGTATTCCAAACTACAAGTCGTAGCAACTGGACCACTGTAAAATGTCTTGGTTCATCTAAAAAACAAAGATTTGGCAAGTGATAAACAATGAATATAAACCCTGAAACTGTGGTCCAACACCCAGATGTGTGTTAGACTAGTTTAGTCGTACCTCTGATGATGGTAATAGACAGCAAAACCCACGGGCATCCAGCTTTCACTAAACAAATCCTGCGCTGATCATGATAGGGTGGATTGTCAGTCCCAGACATACGAGTGGAAACTTCGCACGACACTGAAGGCAATCGGATTATAAAAAGAGAACGATCAATGATTTGGTAGGGTTGAAATGTACTTACAGGGTCCAGAGTACATTACACGATCTCTAATGATGAAGGAACAAGATTAGTGAAAGTTCTTGTGGTCCTCTTATGTTTGTCTTAAGCCATGGAATAATGAAGGTGTACTTCCTGAAGAAATTTTAAATTAAGAAAAGCAAGGGACTTTTGATACCTGCGCATTCACCAGTTCAACCCATGCAGTGAGTTACGTGAGTGGTCCTGCGAAACATATTTCAAATCTCGTCAGTCCAGTTGTCTCCCAGCCTCAACCATATTAAATCTACTTGGGGCCACAAAGCAATGTACATTGAATAGTTGTGGACCTTCCCAACAATTATTGTAGTGTTGTGCTTCAAGGTAATTCACACGCAGGTTCATTTATGTAGATCTTGCATATCTTGCTTGGACTACCGACCATGGCGAAGCATGAAACAAAAGCTGCAATGCTATTCTTGACGTGACAATCCAATTAGTATCATATTGGAAATCATGATAATATCTAGGATTAGGTTGGATGAACTATTAATAATTCAACGTTATATCCTGGAGGTATACAATTCAAGGTTCTACATGAAGTTTAGGTATCAAATAAATCGTAGTTTTCAGCAATCAAGGTATTTAAGTTACAGTCTTTTGCAAAGAAAAATTACATACAGCCTTGATCTTCTAAATCTGCATGAACTTTTGCCTGATTATGATATCCTGATGATATTTGGCAAGGAAAATAAACACATAAATAACTCTTGAGTGAAAGAAGCAATTTCTATATTACAATATTGT
Proteins encoded:
- the LOC135617793 gene encoding uncharacterized protein LOC135617793 isoform X3, translating into MTGGDQPSRLLYELCALLLEVLRTPHLAPLPADAPSRPPVDAATARRRVPTRMSPARFASLLLGASLALMLCGFVTFLIGFILMPWVVGLVILFYFVGIVSNLPGLGRAILSPGSGPSSPKEMPGRLDE
- the LOC135617793 gene encoding uncharacterized protein LOC135617793 isoform X2 — translated: MTGGDQPSRLLYELCALLLEVLRTPHLAPLPADAPSRPPVDAATARRRVPTRMSPARFASLLLGASLALMLCGFVTFLIGFILMPWVVGLVILFYFVGIVSNLPGLGRAILSPGSGPSSPKEMPGPLFSKLPII
- the LOC135617793 gene encoding uncharacterized protein LOC135617793 isoform X1, translating into MTGGDQPSRLLYELCALLLEVLRTPHLAPLPADAPSRPPVDAATARRRVPTRMSPARFASLLLGASLALMLCGFVTFLIGFILMPWVVGLVILFYFVGIVSNLPGLGRAILSPGSGPSSPKEMPGMICSRYCRRCLLLLSPLAALAVAPIVAARCYHSRYRCYRCHWLCSPLSLPLLLPLLIATVATVSTRRFYSCSCSCCSLLSVPLSPLVAPAVAAATVATVVARSCRSRSSQSTPSVFRLFPYTLLLFR
- the LOC135617791 gene encoding squamosa promoter-binding-like protein 16 encodes the protein MDWDLKMPPWDLAELDRDAVPSLGSLVAGPTGGSAPRSPLSGPGCSIDLKLGGVGDSGSSYRWKDHSRISSTTMVSSSSGPSKRQRASSNASQNASCLVDGCKADLSKCREYHRRHKVCEAHSKTPVVLVGGQEQRFCQQCSRFHLLVEFDEVKRSCRKRLDGHNKRRRKPQPCSVNSGTKYLAYPQIFPPTSAESNWAGIVKTEDSTGYTQCTVADLIINRNPFLSDSSHRYSKERKQFPFLQESETSLSSISTLGSLVGQTHFMTSTMSGVGSSSNKMFSNGLSQVLHSDCALSLLSSPTQTSGIKLSHGMPSSDQIPMAEPLVPSLQYGNVTRYSHSAPRNVSPVEYSCSVMGDNHVSTVLASDDATDADIHCQSIFHIGDEGPSNGTSQALPFSWQ